In one Arenibacter antarcticus genomic region, the following are encoded:
- a CDS encoding arylsulfatase, producing the protein MKIKNSTVYLFMGLLVLLSCSEKMETIKPPNIIYILADDMGYGDVSIYNSESQIKTPNIDRLASEGMRFTDAHSPSAVCTPTRYGILTGRYSWRSQLPTGVLRGYGQALLEKDRITAASLLKENGYTTGVIGKWHLGLDWVLKEGYKDSINSKTAYINEFGLITEMNGDWIDFTKKPTDGPLNHGFDYSYILPASLDMDPYCYLENDVLTALPNDYTPGNDLDTGSYATGAFWRPGRIAKDFDFYDVLPRFIDKAKEFVKSQSQSKKPFFLYLPLAAPHSPWVPKKDYEGASGAGQYGDFVQMVDAQVGSFLKSLDENKLSENTIVIFASDNGPFWKPDFIAQFNHKAAYKYRGMKADIYEGGHRIPFIVRWPGKVKAGSVSNFKTTLTNLIATCGDIVGIQLNDRTGEDSQSIYPILLEDDEKKAEARPIVHHSSMGYFALRKGDWKLIEKRGSGGFSIPIVVEPKAGEPVGQLYNMVEDPSETNNLYNKKPELVRELLSELDSIRNH; encoded by the coding sequence ATGAAAATCAAAAATAGTACAGTTTATTTATTTATGGGATTATTGGTTTTGTTAAGTTGTTCCGAAAAAATGGAAACCATAAAACCTCCTAATATCATCTATATTTTAGCCGATGATATGGGGTATGGAGATGTATCCATTTACAACTCGGAGTCTCAGATTAAAACCCCGAACATTGATCGATTGGCATCGGAAGGGATGAGGTTTACAGATGCGCACTCGCCTTCAGCGGTTTGCACGCCTACCAGGTATGGAATTTTAACAGGGAGATATTCCTGGCGGTCCCAGTTGCCTACAGGAGTGCTGCGAGGTTATGGTCAGGCACTGCTGGAAAAAGATAGGATTACCGCGGCTTCATTATTAAAAGAAAATGGGTATACCACCGGGGTAATCGGAAAATGGCATTTGGGACTGGATTGGGTCTTAAAAGAAGGCTATAAAGACTCCATAAACAGTAAAACTGCCTACATCAACGAATTTGGGCTGATTACTGAAATGAACGGAGATTGGATCGATTTCACAAAAAAACCTACAGATGGGCCCTTGAACCACGGATTTGATTACAGTTACATTTTGCCCGCATCATTAGATATGGACCCCTATTGCTATTTGGAAAATGATGTTTTAACTGCCTTGCCAAACGACTATACGCCAGGAAACGATCTGGATACGGGGTCTTATGCTACTGGAGCTTTTTGGAGACCGGGACGCATAGCCAAAGACTTTGATTTTTATGATGTTTTACCACGTTTTATAGATAAGGCTAAAGAATTTGTTAAATCCCAATCACAGAGCAAAAAACCATTCTTTCTGTACTTGCCTTTGGCTGCCCCTCATTCACCCTGGGTGCCAAAAAAAGATTATGAAGGCGCTTCAGGAGCTGGTCAATATGGCGATTTTGTGCAAATGGTGGATGCCCAAGTGGGAAGTTTCCTAAAAAGTTTGGATGAAAACAAGTTATCAGAAAATACGATCGTGATTTTCGCAAGCGATAATGGTCCGTTCTGGAAGCCAGATTTTATAGCACAATTTAATCATAAGGCTGCCTATAAATATCGTGGTATGAAAGCGGATATATATGAAGGTGGTCACAGAATACCATTTATAGTGCGATGGCCGGGGAAGGTGAAAGCGGGATCGGTAAGTAATTTCAAAACGACGCTGACGAATTTGATTGCAACTTGTGGCGATATAGTTGGTATACAGTTAAACGATAGAACCGGGGAGGATAGTCAGAGTATCTATCCCATTTTATTGGAGGATGATGAAAAGAAAGCTGAAGCAAGGCCAATTGTTCACCACTCATCCATGGGTTATTTTGCCCTTAGGAAAGGGGATTGGAAACTCATTGAGAAAAGAGGATCTGGAGGATTTTCGATACCCATTGTTGTTGAACCAAAGGCTGGGGAACCAGTAGGTCAGCTCTACAACATGGTAGAGGATCCTTCTGAAACCAACAATTTATACAATAAAAAACCCGAATTGGTTAGGGAACTATTGTCGGAATTGGACAGTATCAGAAATCATTGA
- a CDS encoding glycoside hydrolase family 28 protein: MISRIMYRIILSKLLTSILVLSVSSGILAQEYAITDFGAKNDGKTLSSTAIQSAIDTAHKNGGGRVIVSEGVFLTGSIILKSGVELHLKKEAILLGSTNPYDYKGLNRWKSLVLADGQNKIAITGEGIIDGQGQKLALQLDSLFYVGKLDSIHYNLHRNRPSEVLRPQLIEIVNCSQIEVSGVTLKNAASWVQTYDKCTDLVIDNIRVDSDVYWNNDGIDISDCTNVRITNSYVNAADDGICLKSHTKGFLNQNIYIANCTIRSSASAIKFGTASVGGFKNIIIENITIFDTFRSALAFEAVDGGTIENVVVTNVSATTTGNALFIKLGHRNVDGKIGAIRNVKIKNLNVHIPFSKPDLKYTIRGPEPRFFHNVFPASISGLPGYDVEDITLENVSISYPGRGDKGYAYMPTWRLNTVPEKASSYPEFSMFGELPSWGFYVRHVSGLEMKNVRLSVREQDFRPAYVFDDVKGLKIEGGSITSLSENGQLVIKDVKSFNVSQLSVDGQALKKVTSYGANSEISGVEQFK, translated from the coding sequence ATGATTTCAAGAATTATGTACCGCATTATTTTATCGAAATTATTAACCAGCATTCTCGTTTTATCTGTCTCTAGCGGCATTCTGGCACAAGAGTATGCCATAACGGACTTCGGAGCCAAGAATGATGGAAAAACTTTGTCCTCTACCGCAATTCAATCGGCTATAGATACTGCCCATAAAAACGGTGGAGGTAGGGTAATTGTGTCAGAAGGCGTTTTTCTTACGGGAAGTATCATTCTTAAATCGGGAGTTGAACTGCATTTGAAGAAAGAAGCCATACTGTTGGGAAGCACCAATCCCTATGATTATAAGGGATTAAACCGGTGGAAGTCCCTTGTTTTGGCTGACGGACAAAATAAAATTGCAATTACCGGAGAAGGCATTATTGATGGTCAGGGCCAAAAGTTGGCGTTACAGTTGGATAGTCTTTTTTATGTGGGAAAACTCGATAGTATCCATTACAACCTTCATAGAAATAGACCTAGCGAAGTTTTGCGACCTCAACTTATTGAAATAGTTAATTGTAGCCAAATTGAGGTTTCTGGTGTTACGCTGAAGAATGCGGCGAGTTGGGTACAGACGTATGACAAGTGTACAGACCTGGTTATCGATAATATCCGGGTGGATAGTGATGTTTACTGGAATAATGATGGCATCGACATTAGTGACTGCACAAATGTTCGCATTACCAATAGTTATGTAAACGCCGCTGATGACGGGATATGTCTCAAATCCCATACAAAAGGCTTCCTTAACCAAAATATCTATATCGCTAATTGCACCATTAGATCCAGTGCTAGTGCCATAAAGTTTGGTACAGCTTCCGTTGGGGGGTTTAAGAACATCATTATAGAGAACATCACAATTTTCGACACCTTTCGATCTGCGCTTGCGTTTGAAGCAGTTGATGGTGGAACCATAGAAAATGTAGTTGTAACTAATGTGTCTGCGACCACTACTGGAAACGCCCTTTTTATTAAGCTAGGACATAGAAATGTAGATGGAAAAATAGGCGCCATTAGAAATGTGAAAATTAAAAATTTAAACGTGCATATCCCGTTTTCCAAGCCCGATCTTAAATACACTATAAGAGGACCAGAACCACGGTTTTTTCACAATGTATTTCCCGCCTCAATTTCTGGATTGCCAGGTTATGATGTGGAAGATATCACTTTAGAAAATGTCTCCATATCCTATCCCGGACGTGGAGATAAAGGGTATGCCTATATGCCTACCTGGCGTCTTAATACCGTCCCAGAAAAAGCTTCTTCTTACCCTGAATTCTCCATGTTCGGAGAACTCCCTTCATGGGGTTTTTATGTAAGACATGTGTCTGGTTTGGAAATGAAAAATGTAAGGTTAAGTGTTCGTGAACAAGATTTTCGTCCCGCATATGTTTTTGATGATGTAAAAGGTCTGAAAATTGAAGGTGGGAGCATTACATCGCTCTCGGAAAATGGACAATTAGTAATTAAGGACGTCAAGAGCTTTAATGTGAGCCAACTTTCAGTGGATGGCCAGGCATTAAAAAAAGTGACTTCCTATGGTGCAAATTCTGAAATATCAGGAGTGGAACAATTTAAATAA
- a CDS encoding DUF1080 domain-containing protein, whose translation MKTSKEQVEIISLFNGENLDKWTGDSRIWSVENGCIVGRTTDENQIERNTFLIFETPFSDFELRFKYKIIGGNSGVQYRSKVLDEDLFIVGGYQADMEAGTQHSGILYEEKGRGILAKRGEAVVVDEKGQKSVDQFANSESIQENIKSEQWNAYRIVAHGNHLQHFINGHKTIDVIDKEIEKKSDSGIIALQVHKGPNMEVYYKDIMIGKKP comes from the coding sequence ATGAAAACATCCAAAGAACAAGTGGAAATAATTTCACTCTTCAACGGGGAAAATCTGGATAAATGGACAGGAGATTCGCGTATTTGGTCTGTAGAAAATGGTTGTATCGTTGGGCGGACAACCGATGAAAATCAGATTGAAAGGAACACCTTTTTAATTTTTGAAACTCCATTTTCCGATTTTGAACTTAGGTTTAAATACAAAATCATTGGAGGTAATAGTGGGGTACAGTACCGATCAAAGGTCCTTGATGAAGATTTGTTTATTGTAGGGGGGTATCAGGCAGATATGGAAGCGGGAACCCAACATTCGGGAATTTTATATGAAGAAAAGGGTAGGGGTATTTTGGCAAAAAGAGGCGAAGCAGTTGTTGTGGATGAAAAAGGACAAAAATCTGTAGATCAATTTGCAAATAGTGAAAGCATTCAGGAAAATATAAAGAGTGAACAATGGAATGCCTATAGAATTGTTGCCCATGGTAATCATTTGCAGCACTTTATTAACGGGCATAAAACTATTGATGTTATAGATAAAGAAATAGAAAAGAAATCCGATTCGGGCATAATCGCATTGCAAGTGCACAAAGGACCCAATATGGAGGTTTATTATAAGGATATTATGATAGGGAAAAAGCCATGA
- a CDS encoding c-type cytochrome, translated as MKLQPIIPYKKIAIARYLLTSMLLILLSCKSETDGAINERILMDNISIPKGFVIEKMYSPEEHQQGSWVSITQDDLGRLYTSDQFGYLYQITLPSETNKLDSLAVKRLDVEIGLAQGLLWHKDVLYALVNSNVNRDLLIHSGLYKITDASGDGNLDKVDTLRVFKGSFGEHGPHNIELSPDKNSLYVVLGNRIVIPDGLDSYVPKVWGEDNILPVITDPSGHANEIMAPGGWVAKIDLESEEWTVHNVGMRNTYDIAFNQDGELFGFDSDMELDLGMPWYRPIRLCHLTSGSEFGWRKGTGKFPEEYPDNLPGIANLGQGSPTGLMNGEGLRFPSYYQNGLYLFDWSYGTMYFASLTPKGSSYSVEIEEFLSGVPLPLTNGIVGHDGSMYFLTGGRRLESALYKLTYTGEESTEIRNLTENIQGAAERNLRRELEVLHEQKAADKIDFIIENLDHPDRFTRFAARIAMENQDYSIWKNEIYNSKSPLKTIVLAISIARHGTDVDRFRVLDKLLEINWSSLPESQQVDFIRAIELLLIRTEEKLPEAVIKRLTDVLIPAYPKSTDIINRELCKTLSFLQIPAIIEPTLKMMERDTVITAKQKANYLSGDISGRNEQYGSQVEEMLQNMPNAQHISYAKSLSTLKRGWTNELRERYFNWYNRALKKSGGKSYAQYIRKIQERALTNVPIAERQYFEALATEAVRESNNLMQGVVQPKGPGQNWTVATMKSAYANNKNKVNYENGQNYFKASLCVSCHSVKGVGGNSGPELTQLGTRFTISDMAEAIIDPSSSISDRYRFTEYHLPEGRVVTGKVLKETKSELEISTNAFSPSLTTIIKKKDIIKQDESPISAMPPGLINRLNEKELSDLLAFLISGGDKNHKIYHESK; from the coding sequence GTGAAATTACAACCGATCATTCCATATAAAAAAATCGCTATCGCTCGCTACCTGTTAACGAGCATGCTGCTTATCTTATTATCCTGTAAGTCTGAAACGGATGGGGCAATAAACGAGCGTATTTTAATGGATAACATTAGTATTCCCAAAGGATTTGTTATTGAGAAAATGTATAGTCCCGAGGAGCACCAACAGGGCTCTTGGGTAAGTATAACGCAAGATGATCTTGGCAGGCTGTATACTTCGGATCAGTTTGGTTATTTGTATCAGATAACACTACCCAGTGAGACCAATAAACTAGATAGCCTAGCAGTTAAAAGACTAGATGTAGAGATTGGCCTTGCACAAGGTTTGCTTTGGCATAAAGATGTGCTCTACGCATTGGTTAATTCAAATGTCAACCGTGATTTGCTTATTCATAGCGGGTTATATAAAATCACAGACGCTAGCGGAGATGGGAATTTGGATAAGGTAGATACCCTAAGAGTTTTTAAAGGTAGTTTTGGGGAACATGGCCCCCATAATATAGAATTGTCTCCCGATAAAAATTCGTTGTATGTCGTGCTAGGTAATCGAATAGTAATTCCAGATGGATTGGACAGTTATGTGCCGAAAGTCTGGGGTGAAGACAATATATTACCCGTAATAACAGACCCCAGTGGTCATGCCAATGAAATAATGGCACCTGGCGGATGGGTAGCAAAAATTGATTTAGAAAGTGAAGAATGGACGGTTCATAACGTAGGAATGCGGAATACCTATGATATTGCCTTCAATCAGGACGGTGAACTTTTCGGTTTTGACTCTGACATGGAATTGGATTTGGGGATGCCTTGGTATCGGCCTATACGTCTTTGTCACCTTACGAGTGGCAGTGAGTTTGGTTGGCGCAAAGGAACTGGAAAATTTCCGGAGGAATATCCCGACAACCTTCCCGGAATAGCTAATCTAGGACAGGGTTCACCTACCGGCCTGATGAATGGGGAAGGATTAAGGTTTCCGTCCTACTATCAAAATGGATTGTATCTTTTTGACTGGAGTTATGGCACAATGTATTTCGCGAGTCTTACTCCAAAAGGGAGTAGCTATTCCGTCGAAATAGAGGAGTTTTTGTCCGGGGTACCCTTGCCATTGACCAACGGTATTGTGGGCCATGATGGTTCCATGTATTTTCTCACCGGAGGTAGAAGATTGGAATCTGCTTTGTACAAGTTAACATACACTGGCGAGGAGTCGACTGAGATTCGCAACTTGACTGAAAACATCCAAGGGGCGGCCGAGAGGAATTTACGGAGGGAGTTGGAGGTGCTTCATGAGCAAAAGGCTGCTGATAAAATCGATTTTATTATAGAGAATTTGGATCACCCAGATCGGTTTACAAGATTTGCGGCCCGGATTGCCATGGAAAATCAGGATTACAGTATTTGGAAGAACGAAATATACAACAGCAAATCTCCTTTAAAAACAATTGTACTTGCTATATCCATTGCCCGGCATGGCACTGATGTGGACAGATTTCGGGTACTAGATAAATTGTTGGAAATTAATTGGTCATCACTGCCTGAGTCACAGCAGGTAGATTTCATTAGAGCTATTGAATTACTATTAATCAGAACAGAAGAAAAATTACCCGAGGCTGTAATAAAACGGTTGACGGATGTGTTGATTCCCGCATATCCCAAGAGTACAGATATCATCAACAGAGAACTATGTAAAACATTAAGCTTTTTACAGATACCCGCAATTATAGAGCCTACACTGAAAATGATGGAACGGGACACTGTAATCACAGCGAAGCAAAAAGCCAACTATTTATCAGGAGATATTTCCGGGAGAAACGAGCAATATGGAAGTCAAGTCGAAGAAATGCTTCAAAACATGCCGAATGCCCAACATATAAGCTACGCAAAAAGTCTTAGTACTCTGAAAAGGGGTTGGACAAACGAATTAAGGGAAAGGTATTTTAATTGGTACAACAGGGCTTTAAAGAAATCTGGAGGTAAATCTTATGCCCAATATATCAGGAAAATTCAGGAAAGGGCTTTAACCAATGTTCCTATAGCTGAACGTCAATATTTTGAAGCTTTGGCTACCGAGGCTGTTCGGGAATCTAATAATTTGATGCAGGGCGTAGTGCAACCCAAAGGGCCTGGGCAAAACTGGACCGTTGCAACTATGAAATCTGCATATGCAAATAATAAGAATAAGGTGAATTATGAAAATGGGCAGAATTATTTCAAGGCATCATTATGTGTTAGTTGTCATAGCGTAAAGGGGGTTGGCGGCAATTCAGGCCCTGAATTAACTCAATTAGGTACCCGGTTTACAATTTCCGATATGGCGGAAGCAATCATTGATCCATCGAGTAGTATTTCTGACCGATATCGTTTTACCGAATATCATTTGCCAGAAGGAAGAGTGGTAACTGGTAAAGTACTAAAAGAGACGAAAAGTGAATTAGAAATAAGTACCAACGCATTTTCCCCGAGTTTGACAACGATTATTAAAAAGAAAGATATTATCAAACAGGACGAGTCGCCCATTTCGGCTATGCCCCCTGGTTTGATTAATCGGTTAAACGAGAAAGAGCTCAGCGATCTTCTGGCATTTTTAATTTCAGGAGGGGATAAAAACCATAAAATTTACCATGAATCGAAATAG
- a CDS encoding RagB/SusD family nutrient uptake outer membrane protein, protein MKKYKKWQVLTLIALVFSVVSCSDLLDEDPISLQTADNYYISQDGFEDLVRSIYPLWRDIIQERSLVLRGTDMFSEGKWDEATITQGPPVDSYDINFGAGYEPLELLWNLLYREINRANTVVDRSENVQGMEDGLKAVRVAEAKVLRSLALFYAVQQWGDIPMPLNETKASNKEVVKIAAAQVYTQIITDLTEAESILPAKASDYGRVTKGTAQFILARVYLTRGWNFNNSLGGSNADFDMALDFADKVIANYPLATNYSDLFPKRNENPLMETENPSTQNAENNEIVFAIQFNTDDLTNGGDDTNSNAVIGNDYHSIFGGGADDVPGSIARSSAYNRYQSHFNTTPGIYRLFDPEIDTRYNHNFLGKLYALKKVSGFKPTNSSDPIDINKGDVVVEFRPWNNPATSLAERGLDVGGTLPYAVINTDQFGRITVSKYHDSYKAPMMWKFWEPGIPYGDALGTFDFALFRSAEAYLIAAEALVKGASGGNLGSADVYYNAIVDRALGANAGADPLQASNPEDVSSLTSKSYRATAATIDIDMILDERARELMGEYVRWYDLKRTGKLIERATKYNPWTAASGSLDAHHLLRPIPQQEIDLSSNNLGQNPGY, encoded by the coding sequence ATGAAAAAATATAAAAAATGGCAAGTGTTGACCCTAATTGCTTTGGTCTTTTCTGTGGTTTCCTGCAGTGATTTATTGGATGAGGATCCAATTTCACTTCAGACCGCTGATAATTATTATATATCCCAAGATGGCTTTGAAGATCTAGTAAGATCAATATACCCACTTTGGCGAGATATAATTCAAGAGCGATCCTTGGTTCTTAGAGGTACCGATATGTTCAGTGAAGGAAAGTGGGACGAAGCGACTATAACCCAGGGACCTCCAGTGGATTCATATGATATAAATTTTGGCGCTGGGTACGAACCGCTGGAATTGTTGTGGAACCTTTTGTATAGGGAAATTAATAGGGCCAATACTGTAGTGGATCGTTCCGAAAATGTACAAGGGATGGAGGATGGATTAAAGGCCGTTAGAGTGGCGGAAGCAAAGGTTTTGCGTTCACTTGCCCTCTTCTATGCTGTTCAACAATGGGGAGATATTCCCATGCCATTAAATGAGACTAAAGCTTCTAATAAGGAAGTGGTCAAAATAGCTGCAGCTCAGGTATATACACAGATAATTACTGATTTGACTGAGGCTGAAAGTATTTTACCTGCAAAAGCTTCTGATTATGGCAGGGTTACAAAGGGTACTGCCCAATTTATATTGGCAAGGGTATATCTAACCCGTGGATGGAATTTCAACAATTCTTTAGGAGGTAGTAATGCTGATTTTGATATGGCGCTAGATTTTGCGGACAAAGTTATTGCAAATTACCCCTTAGCTACAAACTATAGTGATCTTTTTCCAAAACGAAATGAAAATCCGTTGATGGAAACCGAAAATCCAAGTACCCAGAATGCTGAAAATAATGAAATAGTATTTGCAATTCAGTTTAACACGGACGACCTTACCAATGGCGGTGATGACACTAATAGTAATGCGGTAATCGGTAATGATTATCACTCTATATTTGGAGGGGGGGCAGACGATGTTCCTGGTTCCATAGCTCGTTCAAGTGCGTATAACCGATATCAATCCCACTTTAATACAACCCCGGGGATTTACCGCTTGTTCGATCCAGAAATTGATACCCGTTACAATCATAACTTTTTAGGTAAATTATATGCGTTAAAAAAAGTTTCTGGATTTAAACCTACCAATAGTTCCGATCCAATAGATATTAATAAGGGGGATGTAGTGGTAGAGTTCAGACCTTGGAATAATCCGGCTACAAGTTTGGCAGAAAGAGGCCTCGATGTTGGGGGGACACTACCCTACGCTGTAATCAATACAGACCAATTTGGCAGAATAACGGTTTCAAAATACCACGACTCCTATAAGGCTCCAATGATGTGGAAGTTTTGGGAACCCGGCATACCATACGGTGATGCATTGGGTACGTTCGATTTTGCGTTATTCCGATCAGCTGAGGCTTATTTGATTGCTGCTGAAGCACTTGTTAAAGGTGCTTCAGGTGGAAACTTAGGATCGGCTGATGTATATTACAATGCAATTGTAGACCGTGCTTTGGGCGCTAACGCAGGAGCTGATCCATTGCAGGCATCTAATCCAGAAGATGTTTCCTCTTTAACTTCAAAGTCTTATAGGGCCACAGCAGCCACTATTGATATCGATATGATTCTAGATGAGCGCGCAAGGGAATTGATGGGAGAGTATGTTAGATGGTATGATTTAAAGCGTACTGGAAAGTTAATCGAAAGAGCTACAAAATACAACCCTTGGACCGCTGCCAGTGGAAGTTTGGATGCCCACCATTTATTGCGTCCTATTCCGCAACAGGAGATCGATTTGTCTTCAAATAATTTGGGCCAGAACCCAGGCTATTAA
- a CDS encoding Gfo/Idh/MocA family protein yields the protein MERRNFVKTSASALVGIAGFSIIPSTVLGQTFGHIAPSDKVNLACCGIGNRGGGIIKSLHATGLANIVALCDVDMGAPHTLEVMEMFPDIPHFKDFREMFDAMGNKIEAVSVGTPDFSHFPITMLAMSLGIHVYVEKPMARTFNEVALMMSCAERHNVVTQMGNQGHSGENYFQFKAWKEAGIIKDITAITAHMNGRRRWHSFNVNMTKYPAKEAIPTTLDWDTWLSTASEHDYNKDFVNGQWRCWYDFGMGALGDWGAHIMDTAHEFLELGLPYEVDPVMLEGHNPFFFPMSSTLVFKFPERGNMPALDITWYDGVNNQPPLPKGYGVSTTDSDIPPPSDGKLEPTKLRPGKIIYGKDLIFKGGSHSSPLSIIPAKKAKEMESSLPLVPESPSNHFENFLLSCKGEEKCRSSFDIAGPLSQVFNLGVLAQRLNTKLIFDRETKQVTNNPLANMMLTGAQPRKGWEEYYKL from the coding sequence ATGGAAAGAAGAAATTTTGTAAAAACTAGTGCCTCCGCTTTAGTAGGTATTGCCGGCTTCTCTATAATACCCTCAACTGTTTTGGGACAAACTTTTGGCCATATTGCCCCAAGTGACAAAGTAAATTTAGCGTGTTGTGGAATTGGTAATAGAGGTGGTGGAATAATTAAATCCCTGCATGCAACTGGTCTAGCCAATATTGTTGCATTATGTGATGTGGATATGGGAGCGCCACATACGCTGGAAGTTATGGAGATGTTTCCCGATATCCCCCATTTTAAGGATTTTAGGGAAATGTTCGATGCAATGGGAAATAAAATTGAAGCAGTTAGTGTGGGAACACCCGATTTCTCGCACTTTCCAATTACGATGCTCGCCATGTCCTTAGGCATTCATGTATATGTTGAAAAACCTATGGCAAGAACTTTTAATGAAGTAGCATTGATGATGAGTTGTGCTGAGAGGCATAATGTGGTGACCCAGATGGGAAATCAAGGGCATTCTGGTGAGAATTATTTTCAGTTCAAGGCATGGAAGGAAGCGGGTATTATCAAAGATATTACGGCTATAACGGCCCATATGAATGGTCGAAGACGTTGGCATAGTTTTAATGTAAATATGACCAAATATCCCGCAAAAGAAGCTATACCTACAACATTGGATTGGGATACTTGGCTCAGTACTGCCTCAGAGCACGATTACAACAAGGATTTTGTAAACGGACAATGGCGCTGTTGGTACGATTTTGGTATGGGTGCACTTGGGGATTGGGGTGCACATATAATGGATACAGCACATGAGTTTCTTGAACTTGGACTACCGTATGAAGTAGATCCAGTTATGCTGGAAGGGCACAATCCTTTTTTCTTTCCTATGTCATCAACTCTTGTATTTAAATTTCCTGAAAGGGGGAATATGCCGGCGCTAGATATCACATGGTATGATGGGGTGAACAATCAACCACCACTTCCAAAAGGCTATGGTGTTTCAACTACGGATTCAGATATTCCCCCACCAAGTGATGGAAAATTGGAGCCTACAAAATTAAGGCCTGGGAAAATTATTTACGGAAAAGATTTGATTTTTAAGGGAGGCTCACACAGTAGTCCATTATCAATTATCCCAGCAAAAAAGGCGAAGGAAATGGAGTCAAGTCTACCATTGGTACCCGAAAGTCCATCAAATCACTTTGAAAACTTTTTACTTTCTTGTAAAGGGGAGGAGAAATGCCGGTCATCATTTGATATTGCAGGACCATTGAGTCAAGTTTTCAATTTGGGTGTTTTGGCGCAAAGGTTAAATACGAAATTGATTTTTGACCGCGAAACGAAACAGGTTACCAATAATCCCCTTGCAAATATGATGCTCACAGGAGCACAGCCAAGGAAGGGTTGGGAGGAATATTATAAACTGTGA